Proteins from one Bos indicus x Bos taurus breed Angus x Brahman F1 hybrid chromosome 19, Bos_hybrid_MaternalHap_v2.0, whole genome shotgun sequence genomic window:
- the PHOSPHO1 gene encoding phosphoethanolamine/phosphocholine phosphatase isoform X2, whose protein sequence is MSGCFPVAGLRCLSRDGGMAAQGSPRFLLTFDFDETIVDENSDDSIVRAAPGQRLPESLRATYREGFYNEYMQRVFQYLGDQGVRPRDLRAVYESIPLSPGMGELLQFVAKQGSCFEVILISDANTFGVESALRAAGHQGLFRRIFSNPSGPDARGLLALRPFHSHSCARCPANMCKHKVLSDYLRERAHDGVHFERLFYVGDGANDFCPVGLLAGGDVAFPRRGYPMHRLIQEAQKAEPSSFRASVVPWENAIEVRLHLQQVLKTC, encoded by the exons ATGAGCGGGTGTTTTCCAGTTGCTGGCCTCCGATGCCTGTCTAGG GACGGCGGGATGGCTGCGCAGGGCTCGCCGCGCTTCCTCCTGACCTTCGACTTTGATGAGACTATCGTGGACGAAAACAGCGACGACTCGATCGTGCGCGCAGCGCCGGGCCAGCGGCTCCCGGAAAGCCTGCGTGCCACCTACCGCGAGGGCTTCTACAACGAGTACATGCAGCGCGTCTTCCAGTACCTGGGCGACCAGGGCGTGCGGCCGCGAGACTTGCGCGCCGTCTACGAGTCCATCCCGCTGTCGCCCGGCATGGGCGAGCTGCTGCAGTTTGTGGCCAAGCAGGGTTCCTGCTTTGAGGTTATTCTCATTTCAGACGCCAACACCTTTGGCGTGGAGAGCGCGCTGCGCGCCGCCGGCCACCAAGGCCTGTTCCGCCGCATCTTCAGCAACCCTTCCGGGCCCGACGCTCGGGGGCTGCTGGCGCTGCGGCCCTTCCACTCACACAGCTGCGCGCGCTGCCCCGCCAACATGTGCAAGCACAAGGTGCTCAGCGACTACCTGCGCGAGCGGGCCCACGACGGCGTGCACTTCGAGCGCCTTTTCTACGTGGGCGACGGCGCCAACGACTTCTGTCCCGTGGGGCTGCTGGCCGGCGGCGATGTGGCCTTCCCTCGCCGCGGCTACCCCATGCACCGCCTTATCCAGGAGGCACAGAAGGCTGAGCCCAGCTCCTTCCGCGCCAGCGTGGTACCCTGGGAAAATGCCATCGAAGTGCGCCTCCATCTGCAACAGGTGCTGAAGACGTGCTGA
- the PHOSPHO1 gene encoding phosphoethanolamine/phosphocholine phosphatase isoform X1 codes for MCQHLWPWPANLPLLGRLLPRPLSLAPSSSCSSLPCSQDGGMAAQGSPRFLLTFDFDETIVDENSDDSIVRAAPGQRLPESLRATYREGFYNEYMQRVFQYLGDQGVRPRDLRAVYESIPLSPGMGELLQFVAKQGSCFEVILISDANTFGVESALRAAGHQGLFRRIFSNPSGPDARGLLALRPFHSHSCARCPANMCKHKVLSDYLRERAHDGVHFERLFYVGDGANDFCPVGLLAGGDVAFPRRGYPMHRLIQEAQKAEPSSFRASVVPWENAIEVRLHLQQVLKTC; via the coding sequence ATGTGCCAGCATCTCTGGCCGTGGCCCGCTAACCTGCCTCTCCTGGGCCGGCTCCTGCCGCGCCCCCTCTCGcttgctccctcctcctcctgctcctctctcCCCTGCTCCCAGGACGGCGGGATGGCTGCGCAGGGCTCGCCGCGCTTCCTCCTGACCTTCGACTTTGATGAGACTATCGTGGACGAAAACAGCGACGACTCGATCGTGCGCGCAGCGCCGGGCCAGCGGCTCCCGGAAAGCCTGCGTGCCACCTACCGCGAGGGCTTCTACAACGAGTACATGCAGCGCGTCTTCCAGTACCTGGGCGACCAGGGCGTGCGGCCGCGAGACTTGCGCGCCGTCTACGAGTCCATCCCGCTGTCGCCCGGCATGGGCGAGCTGCTGCAGTTTGTGGCCAAGCAGGGTTCCTGCTTTGAGGTTATTCTCATTTCAGACGCCAACACCTTTGGCGTGGAGAGCGCGCTGCGCGCCGCCGGCCACCAAGGCCTGTTCCGCCGCATCTTCAGCAACCCTTCCGGGCCCGACGCTCGGGGGCTGCTGGCGCTGCGGCCCTTCCACTCACACAGCTGCGCGCGCTGCCCCGCCAACATGTGCAAGCACAAGGTGCTCAGCGACTACCTGCGCGAGCGGGCCCACGACGGCGTGCACTTCGAGCGCCTTTTCTACGTGGGCGACGGCGCCAACGACTTCTGTCCCGTGGGGCTGCTGGCCGGCGGCGATGTGGCCTTCCCTCGCCGCGGCTACCCCATGCACCGCCTTATCCAGGAGGCACAGAAGGCTGAGCCCAGCTCCTTCCGCGCCAGCGTGGTACCCTGGGAAAATGCCATCGAAGTGCGCCTCCATCTGCAACAGGTGCTGAAGACGTGCTGA
- the PHOSPHO1 gene encoding phosphoethanolamine/phosphocholine phosphatase isoform X3, translated as MAAQGSPRFLLTFDFDETIVDENSDDSIVRAAPGQRLPESLRATYREGFYNEYMQRVFQYLGDQGVRPRDLRAVYESIPLSPGMGELLQFVAKQGSCFEVILISDANTFGVESALRAAGHQGLFRRIFSNPSGPDARGLLALRPFHSHSCARCPANMCKHKVLSDYLRERAHDGVHFERLFYVGDGANDFCPVGLLAGGDVAFPRRGYPMHRLIQEAQKAEPSSFRASVVPWENAIEVRLHLQQVLKTC; from the coding sequence ATGGCTGCGCAGGGCTCGCCGCGCTTCCTCCTGACCTTCGACTTTGATGAGACTATCGTGGACGAAAACAGCGACGACTCGATCGTGCGCGCAGCGCCGGGCCAGCGGCTCCCGGAAAGCCTGCGTGCCACCTACCGCGAGGGCTTCTACAACGAGTACATGCAGCGCGTCTTCCAGTACCTGGGCGACCAGGGCGTGCGGCCGCGAGACTTGCGCGCCGTCTACGAGTCCATCCCGCTGTCGCCCGGCATGGGCGAGCTGCTGCAGTTTGTGGCCAAGCAGGGTTCCTGCTTTGAGGTTATTCTCATTTCAGACGCCAACACCTTTGGCGTGGAGAGCGCGCTGCGCGCCGCCGGCCACCAAGGCCTGTTCCGCCGCATCTTCAGCAACCCTTCCGGGCCCGACGCTCGGGGGCTGCTGGCGCTGCGGCCCTTCCACTCACACAGCTGCGCGCGCTGCCCCGCCAACATGTGCAAGCACAAGGTGCTCAGCGACTACCTGCGCGAGCGGGCCCACGACGGCGTGCACTTCGAGCGCCTTTTCTACGTGGGCGACGGCGCCAACGACTTCTGTCCCGTGGGGCTGCTGGCCGGCGGCGATGTGGCCTTCCCTCGCCGCGGCTACCCCATGCACCGCCTTATCCAGGAGGCACAGAAGGCTGAGCCCAGCTCCTTCCGCGCCAGCGTGGTACCCTGGGAAAATGCCATCGAAGTGCGCCTCCATCTGCAACAGGTGCTGAAGACGTGCTGA